One segment of Hemicordylus capensis ecotype Gifberg chromosome 8, rHemCap1.1.pri, whole genome shotgun sequence DNA contains the following:
- the PLPBP gene encoding pyridoxal phosphate homeostasis protein has protein sequence MWRSGMAAGEGLGPALRAVKEQVQQAAARRPQGLPAIQPRLVAVSKTKPAEMVIEAYNHGQRSFGENYVQELLEKASDSKILSSCPEIKWHFIGHLQKNNVNKLIAVPNLFMLETVDSLKLADRVNGSWQKRGSSEKLKIMVQVNTSGEDSKHGLPPGETVTTVAHILQKCPSLEFVGLMTIGSFGHDISKGPNPDFQMLISLRREVCDQLSIPIEKVELSMGMSTDFQHAIEVGSTNVRIGSTIFGERDYSNKPASNKALGEVQGNRENLVEH, from the exons ATGTGGCGATCCGGGATGGCTGCTGGGGAAGGCCTGGGACCGGCGCTCAGGGCGGTGAAGGAGCAGGTGCAGCAGGCGGCGGCCCGGAGGCCCCAG GGTTTGCCTGCCATACAGCCTCGCCTGGTAGCTGTCAGTAAAACGAAACCTGCGGAAATGGTAATTGAGGCCTACAACCACGGACAGCGGAGCTTTGGAGAAAACTAT GTACAAGAATTGCTAGAGAAAGCGTCAGATTCCAAA ATTCTGTCTTCGTGTCCGGAGATCAAATGGCATTTCATTGGCCACCTGCAGAAAAACAACGTCAACAAGCTGATCG ctGTACCCAATCTATTTATGCTGGAAACAGTGGATTCTTTAAAACTGGCTGACAGAGTGAATGGTTCCTGGCAGAAAAGAGGCTCTTCAGAGAAGCTAAAGATCATGGTACAAGTGAACACCAGTGGGGAAGACA GTAAGCATGGCCTGCCACCTGGAGAAACAGTGACGACTGTGGCACACATCCTCCAGAAGTGCCCAAGCCTGGAATTTGTGGGCTTGATGACGATTGGCAGTTTTGGCCATGACATCAGCAAGGGGCCAAATCCTGACTTCCAG ATGCTGATCTCCCTGCGCCGGGAAGTGTGTGACCAGCTCAGTATCCCCATTGAGAAAGTTGAGCTGAGCATGGGGATGTCTACAGACTTCCAGCATGCA ATTGAAGTTGGCTCTACCAATGTTAGGATCGGAAGTACTATCTTTGGAGAGCGCGACTACTCCAACAAACCCGCCAGCAACAAGGCCCTGGGGGAGGTCCAAGGCAACCGGGAGAACTTGGTGGAGCACTAA